Proteins encoded in a region of the Pseudomonas putida genome:
- the lspA gene encoding signal peptidase II codes for MPNPAAGRFGRLAWLWLSLLVLVLDQATKLYFNNALTMYQQIVVIPDYFSWTLAYNTGAAFSFLADGAGWQRWLFALIAVVVSAVLVVWLKRLGRNETWLAVALALVLGGAIGNLYDRIVLGHVVDFILVHWQNRHYFPAFNVADSAITVGAVMLALDMFKSKKSEDPVHD; via the coding sequence ATGCCTAACCCTGCAGCGGGGCGCTTCGGGCGCCTTGCATGGCTTTGGCTGAGCTTGCTGGTCCTGGTCCTCGACCAGGCCACCAAGCTGTACTTCAACAACGCCCTGACCATGTACCAGCAGATTGTGGTCATCCCTGACTACTTCAGCTGGACGTTGGCCTACAACACCGGTGCCGCGTTCAGCTTCCTCGCTGATGGCGCTGGCTGGCAGCGCTGGCTGTTCGCCCTGATCGCCGTGGTGGTCAGTGCCGTGCTGGTGGTATGGCTCAAGCGCCTGGGGCGCAACGAGACCTGGCTGGCCGTGGCACTGGCGCTGGTGCTGGGTGGCGCCATCGGTAACCTGTACGATCGCATCGTGCTGGGCCATGTGGTCGACTTCATCCTGGTGCACTGGCAGAACCGCCACTACTTCCCGGCCTTCAACGTGGCCGACAGCGCCATCACCGTTGGTGCGGTGATGCTGGCGCTGGATATGTTCAAGAGCAAGAAGTCCGAGGATCCGGTCCATGACTGA
- the fkpB gene encoding FKBP-type peptidyl-prolyl cis-trans isomerase, whose product MTDTRIGQNTEVTLHFALHLENGDTVDSTFDKAPATFKVGDGNLLPGFESALFGFKAGDKRTVVVAPENAFGQPNPQNVQVMPRSNFEGMELSEGLLIIFNDAANTELPGVVKAFDDDQVTIDFNHPLAGKTLTFEVEILEVKAL is encoded by the coding sequence ATGACTGACACCCGTATCGGCCAGAACACCGAAGTCACCTTGCACTTCGCGCTGCACCTGGAAAACGGCGACACCGTCGACAGCACGTTCGACAAAGCCCCGGCCACCTTCAAGGTTGGCGATGGCAACCTGCTGCCGGGCTTTGAAAGCGCCCTGTTCGGCTTCAAGGCCGGTGACAAGCGCACTGTGGTAGTGGCCCCGGAGAACGCTTTCGGCCAGCCTAACCCGCAGAACGTGCAGGTTATGCCGCGCTCCAACTTCGAAGGCATGGAGCTGTCCGAAGGCCTGCTGATCATCTTCAACGACGCCGCCAACACCGAGCTGCCAGGTGTGGTCAAAGCGTTCGATGACGACCAGGTGACCATCGACTTCAATCACCCACTGGCTGGCAAGACCCTGACCTTCGAGGTGGAGATCCTCGAGGTGAAGGCCCTGTAA
- the ispH gene encoding 4-hydroxy-3-methylbut-2-enyl diphosphate reductase encodes MQIKLANPRGFCAGVDRAIEIVNRALEVFGPPIYVRHEVVHNKFVVEDLRNRGAIFVEELDQVPDDVIVIFSAHGVSQAVRQEAAGRGLKVFDATCPLVTKVHIEVAKYSRDGRECILIGHEGHPEVEGTMGQYDASNGGAIYLVEDEEDVANLQVRDPDHLAFVTQTTLSMDDTSRVIDALRARFPNIGGPRKDDICYATQNRQDAVKQLAGESDVVLVVGSPNSSNSNRLRELAERMGTPAYLIDGAEDLQRGWFDQAARIGITAGASAPEVLVRGVIEQLKAWGATGAEELDGREENITFSMPKELRVRSLI; translated from the coding sequence ATGCAAATCAAACTCGCCAACCCTCGCGGCTTTTGCGCGGGGGTCGACCGGGCGATCGAGATCGTCAACCGCGCGCTGGAAGTCTTCGGCCCGCCGATCTATGTGCGCCACGAAGTGGTGCACAACAAGTTCGTGGTGGAAGACCTGCGCAACCGTGGCGCCATCTTTGTCGAAGAGCTGGACCAGGTACCGGACGATGTCATCGTCATCTTCAGTGCCCACGGTGTTTCCCAGGCCGTGCGCCAGGAAGCAGCTGGCCGTGGCCTGAAAGTGTTCGATGCCACCTGCCCGCTGGTGACCAAGGTGCACATCGAAGTGGCCAAGTACAGCCGCGATGGCCGTGAGTGCATTCTCATCGGCCACGAAGGGCACCCGGAAGTCGAAGGCACCATGGGCCAGTACGACGCCAGCAACGGTGGCGCCATCTACCTTGTCGAGGACGAGGAAGATGTTGCCAACCTGCAGGTGCGCGACCCGGACCACCTGGCCTTCGTCACCCAGACCACGCTGTCGATGGACGACACCAGTCGCGTCATCGACGCCCTGCGTGCACGCTTTCCGAACATCGGTGGCCCGCGCAAGGACGACATCTGCTACGCCACCCAAAACCGCCAGGACGCCGTCAAGCAACTGGCAGGCGAGAGTGACGTGGTGCTGGTGGTCGGCAGCCCGAACAGCTCCAACTCCAACCGCCTGCGCGAGCTGGCCGAGCGCATGGGCACTCCGGCTTACCTGATTGATGGTGCCGAGGACCTGCAACGCGGCTGGTTCGACCAGGCCGCGCGTATCGGCATCACTGCCGGTGCTTCGGCCCCCGAAGTGCTGGTGCGTGGCGTGATCGAGCAACTCAAAGCTTGGGGCGCCACGGGCGCTGAAGAGCTGGATGGGCGGGAGGAGAACATCACCTTCTCGATGCCTAAAGAGCTGCGGGTTCGGTCGCTGATCTGA
- a CDS encoding prepilin-type N-terminal cleavage/methylation domain-containing protein encodes MHVRQRGMTLLEVLLVVAVVAVGMFATAAMQLQALQATESARRDGRAAMAAHSELERRRR; translated from the coding sequence ATGCACGTAAGGCAACGGGGCATGACGCTCCTGGAAGTGCTGTTGGTTGTCGCGGTTGTGGCCGTGGGCATGTTCGCAACCGCAGCGATGCAGTTGCAGGCATTGCAGGCGACGGAAAGCGCACGCCGTGATGGGCGGGCGGCGATGGCGGCGCATAGCGAGCTTGAGCGGAGGCGGCGATGA
- a CDS encoding PilW family protein, which yields MRRRQIGFGLLEVVMALAIGLLLLAAASQLFTSAHQAWRLQSTAVRMQDEARQALLRMAQDIRMTGMFGCLQLGPGDFNAPGSQLAFARPLEVDSTTLSLVVAELPGQAGKSDWLLHTDCIEKVSVDVDPKEGYPLAFPISRYVYQLQGNQLKFKRGRSFQPLVENVREARFERVQTPEGVRVDIALTLYEPTLKLEQRHELSVALRNSVPGP from the coding sequence ATGAGGCGCCGCCAGATTGGGTTCGGTTTGCTTGAAGTTGTGATGGCACTGGCCATCGGGTTGCTGCTGCTGGCGGCGGCCAGCCAGCTCTTTACCTCCGCACACCAGGCTTGGCGCCTGCAAAGCACGGCAGTGCGTATGCAGGATGAAGCACGTCAGGCATTACTGCGTATGGCGCAGGACATCCGCATGACGGGGATGTTTGGCTGTCTTCAGCTCGGTCCAGGCGACTTCAACGCCCCGGGCTCACAGTTGGCTTTCGCCCGACCATTGGAAGTTGATTCCACTACCCTCAGCCTGGTTGTAGCGGAGTTGCCCGGACAGGCTGGCAAGTCTGACTGGCTCTTGCACACAGACTGCATCGAGAAAGTGAGCGTGGATGTGGATCCCAAAGAGGGCTATCCACTGGCGTTTCCTATCAGCAGATACGTCTACCAGCTCCAGGGCAACCAACTGAAGTTCAAGCGAGGAAGAAGCTTTCAGCCGCTGGTCGAGAATGTACGAGAGGCGCGCTTCGAACGTGTGCAAACACCCGAAGGAGTGAGAGTGGATATCGCGCTCACGTTGTACGAGCCCACGCTCAAACTCGAACAGCGCCATGAGCTTAGCGTGGCGCTGCGCAACTCGGTGCCGGGGCCATGA
- a CDS encoding type IV pilin protein, with the protein MQQGLSLIELLIVLAVTGILAAIAYPSYSDQLRRAARSEVVGLLHDAALRLERHRVRTGEYAEGDPALPDGTRYYSLQAQRGSDTFTLHARRLPNGLMAQDGCGDFQLDQAGARSNPGAVGGSEHCWGS; encoded by the coding sequence ATGCAGCAAGGCTTGAGCCTGATCGAGTTGTTGATTGTGCTGGCCGTGACCGGCATTCTGGCAGCCATTGCCTACCCCAGTTACAGCGACCAGCTTCGGCGAGCCGCGCGCAGCGAAGTGGTTGGCCTGCTGCATGATGCCGCCCTGCGTCTGGAGCGCCACCGCGTGCGCACCGGCGAGTATGCCGAGGGCGACCCGGCCTTGCCCGACGGTACCCGCTACTACAGCCTGCAGGCCCAGCGCGGCAGCGACACCTTCACGCTGCACGCCCGGCGGCTGCCGAATGGGCTGATGGCACAGGATGGCTGTGGCGATTTCCAGCTCGACCAGGCTGGCGCGCGCAGCAACCCCGGTGCCGTTGGTGGCAGCGAGCACTGCTGGGGAAGCTGA
- the thiO gene encoding glycine oxidase ThiO — MNKQVVVVGGGVIGLLTAFNLAAKVGQVVVCDQGEVGRESSWAGGGIVSPLYPWRYSPAVTALAHWSQDFYPQLGERLFASTGVDPEVHTTGLYWLDLDDEAEALAWAEREQRPLSAVDISAAYDAVPVLGPGFKRAIYMAGVANVRNPRLVKSLKAALLALPNVTLREHCQITGFVQQDGRVTGVQTADGVLVADEVVLSAGAWSGDLLRTLGLELPVEPVKGQMILFKCADDFLPSMVLAKGRYAIPRRDGHILVGSTLEHAGYDKTPTGDALDSLKSSAVELLPELEGATVVAHWAGLRPGSPEGIPYIGPVPGHAGLWLNCGHYRNGLVLAPASCQLFTDLLTGAEPIIDPAPYAPEGRLG; from the coding sequence ATGAACAAGCAAGTAGTGGTGGTCGGCGGCGGGGTGATTGGCCTGCTGACGGCGTTCAACCTGGCGGCAAAGGTCGGCCAGGTGGTGGTGTGTGATCAGGGCGAGGTTGGCCGCGAGTCGTCCTGGGCTGGCGGTGGCATTGTTTCGCCGTTGTACCCATGGCGCTACAGCCCGGCGGTGACCGCCCTGGCGCACTGGTCGCAAGACTTTTATCCACAGCTGGGCGAGCGCTTGTTCGCCAGCACCGGCGTCGACCCCGAAGTGCACACCACTGGGCTGTACTGGCTCGATCTGGACGACGAGGCCGAAGCGTTGGCCTGGGCCGAGCGCGAGCAGCGACCGCTTAGCGCCGTGGATATCTCGGCGGCCTATGACGCGGTGCCGGTGCTGGGCCCGGGCTTCAAGCGCGCCATCTACATGGCTGGGGTGGCCAATGTGCGCAACCCACGGTTGGTCAAATCGCTGAAGGCGGCGCTGCTGGCGCTGCCTAACGTGACCTTGCGCGAACACTGCCAGATCACCGGTTTCGTGCAGCAGGACGGGCGCGTGACCGGGGTGCAGACCGCCGACGGCGTGCTGGTGGCGGATGAAGTGGTGCTCAGCGCTGGCGCCTGGAGTGGTGACCTGCTGCGTACCCTTGGCCTCGAACTGCCGGTAGAGCCGGTGAAGGGCCAGATGATCCTGTTCAAGTGCGCCGACGACTTCTTGCCGAGTATGGTGCTGGCCAAGGGGCGCTATGCGATCCCACGGCGTGATGGGCACATTCTGGTGGGCAGTACGCTGGAGCATGCCGGTTATGACAAGACCCCGACCGGGGATGCGCTGGACAGCCTGAAGTCATCGGCGGTGGAGTTGCTGCCTGAGCTTGAGGGGGCCACGGTGGTGGCGCACTGGGCTGGGCTGCGGCCGGGCTCGCCGGAAGGTATTCCGTATATCGGGCCGGTGCCGGGGCATGCGGGGTTGTGGCTGAACTGCGGGCATTACCGTAATGGGCTGGTGCTGGCACCGGCTTCGTGCCAATTGTTTACCGACTTGCTGACCGGGGCCGAGCCGATTATCGACCCGGCGCCTTATGCGCCAGAAGGTCGTTTGGGCTGA
- a CDS encoding amidase — MTQKTAIGEFTAVELLELYQRRQLSPVEVVDDVLARIDLHNPAVNAYCHVDGEGARAAARASEQRWQRGEPCGRLDGVPASIKDLTLTRGMPTRKGSRTTSSAGPWDIDAPFSAFMREAGAVLVGKTTTPEFGWKGVTDNPLYGITRNPWDTRLTAGGSSGGAAAAAALNLGVLHQGSDAGGSIRIPCAFTGTFGIKPTFGYVPQWPASAMTVLSHLGPMTRTVDDAVLMLDCVARPDARDGLAGAPRQTPWLGQQQDLSGLRIAYSANFGYVQVDPQVQALVAQAVQRLARLGAQVEEVDPGFSDPLETFNTLWFAGAARLAGALSEEQRALLDPGLRWIAEQGAQINLREYTQALEARAALIAKMNAFHQRYDVLLSPMLPLVAFEAGHNVPPGSGMAQWMEWTPFSYPFNLTQQPAASVPCGFTREGLPVGLQVVAGRFADEQVLRVCKVYEQHYPSRHLQAPITG, encoded by the coding sequence ATGACCCAGAAAACCGCGATTGGCGAGTTCACTGCCGTCGAACTGCTCGAGCTGTACCAGCGCCGCCAACTGTCCCCAGTCGAGGTAGTCGACGATGTGCTGGCGCGCATCGACCTGCACAACCCGGCAGTCAACGCCTACTGCCATGTCGACGGCGAAGGGGCCCGCGCCGCCGCCCGCGCCAGCGAACAGCGCTGGCAACGTGGCGAACCCTGTGGCCGGCTGGATGGCGTACCCGCTTCGATCAAGGACCTGACCCTGACCCGTGGCATGCCCACCCGCAAAGGCTCGCGCACCACCTCGAGCGCCGGGCCATGGGACATCGATGCGCCCTTCTCCGCGTTCATGCGTGAGGCCGGGGCGGTGCTGGTGGGCAAGACCACCACGCCGGAGTTCGGCTGGAAAGGGGTAACAGACAATCCGCTGTACGGCATCACCCGCAACCCCTGGGATACCAGGCTGACTGCCGGCGGCTCGTCGGGTGGTGCCGCGGCAGCCGCGGCGCTGAACCTGGGTGTGCTGCACCAGGGCAGCGATGCCGGTGGCTCGATTCGTATTCCCTGCGCCTTTACCGGCACCTTCGGCATCAAGCCAACCTTCGGCTATGTGCCGCAGTGGCCAGCCAGCGCCATGACCGTGCTGTCGCACTTGGGGCCGATGACGCGCACCGTGGACGACGCGGTGCTGATGCTCGATTGTGTCGCTCGCCCCGATGCCCGTGATGGCCTGGCCGGTGCACCACGGCAGACACCGTGGCTGGGCCAGCAGCAAGACCTGAGCGGCCTGCGCATCGCCTACAGCGCGAATTTCGGTTACGTGCAGGTCGACCCGCAGGTCCAGGCGCTGGTGGCACAAGCGGTGCAACGCCTGGCGCGGCTGGGTGCGCAGGTAGAGGAAGTGGACCCTGGCTTCAGCGACCCGCTGGAAACCTTCAACACCTTGTGGTTCGCCGGCGCGGCCCGCCTGGCCGGCGCGCTCAGCGAAGAGCAACGGGCGCTGCTGGACCCTGGGCTGCGCTGGATTGCCGAGCAAGGGGCGCAGATCAACCTGCGCGAATACACCCAGGCGCTTGAGGCGCGGGCAGCGTTGATAGCGAAGATGAATGCCTTCCACCAGCGCTATGACGTGCTGCTATCCCCCATGCTGCCGCTGGTGGCATTCGAGGCTGGGCACAACGTGCCGCCTGGGTCGGGGATGGCGCAGTGGATGGAGTGGACGCCGTTCAGCTACCCCTTCAACCTGACGCAACAGCCGGCGGCATCGGTGCCTTGCGGGTTTACCCGCGAAGGGTTGCCGGTGGGCCTGCAGGTGGTGGCCGGGCGCTTCGCCGATGAGCAGGTGCTGCGGGTGTGCAAGGTGTATGAACAGCATTACCCAAGCCGGCACTTGCAGGCTCCTATTACCGGTTGA
- a CDS encoding Zn-dependent hydrolase, which yields MNTRTDPSQHLLGQGSLVSRERLWQSLMDLAQLGATAKGGVCRLALTDLDRQARDLFVRWCEEAGCTVSVDAIGNIFARRPGRNPSLPPVMTGSHIDTQPTGGKFDGCYGVMAGLEVMRTLNDLKLTTEAPLEVVVWTNEEGSRFPPCMMGSGVFAGKFGLQETLDKVDEQGVSVGAELQRIGYAGPRVPTGHAVGAYFEAHIEQGPVLEDQRTTIGVVQGCLGQKWFDLVLTGVEAHAGPTPMHLRKDALVGAADVVAAVNRTAHAHQPHACGTVGCLTLHPGSRNVIPGQVQMTIDLRHLDPKHLAAMVSEVQAAIESSTAKHGLSYTLTPTADFPPLYFAEQCVDAVRQGARELGLSHMDIVSGAGHDAIFLAELGPAGMIFVPCEGGISHNEIENAAPQDLADGCDVLLRAMFQAANPGAR from the coding sequence ATGAACACCCGCACCGATCCTTCGCAGCACTTGCTTGGCCAAGGTTCACTGGTCAGCCGCGAGCGCCTTTGGCAATCGCTGATGGACCTTGCCCAGCTCGGCGCCACTGCCAAGGGTGGCGTGTGCCGCCTGGCCCTGACCGACCTCGACCGCCAGGCCCGCGACCTGTTCGTACGCTGGTGCGAAGAGGCCGGCTGCACGGTCAGCGTCGACGCCATCGGCAACATCTTTGCCCGTCGCCCCGGCCGCAATCCTTCCCTGCCGCCGGTCATGACCGGTAGCCATATCGATACCCAACCCACCGGCGGCAAGTTCGATGGCTGCTACGGCGTCATGGCAGGCCTTGAGGTGATGCGCACGCTCAACGACTTGAAGCTGACCACCGAAGCCCCACTGGAAGTGGTGGTGTGGACCAACGAAGAAGGCTCGCGCTTCCCGCCCTGCATGATGGGCTCGGGCGTGTTCGCCGGGAAGTTCGGCCTGCAGGAGACCCTGGACAAGGTCGACGAGCAGGGCGTGTCGGTTGGCGCGGAGCTGCAGCGCATCGGTTACGCCGGCCCACGCGTGCCGACCGGGCATGCCGTCGGCGCCTACTTCGAAGCGCATATCGAACAGGGCCCGGTGCTGGAAGACCAGCGCACCACCATTGGCGTGGTTCAGGGCTGTCTGGGACAAAAGTGGTTCGACCTGGTGCTGACCGGCGTCGAGGCACATGCCGGGCCCACCCCCATGCACCTGCGCAAGGACGCCCTGGTCGGCGCCGCCGACGTGGTGGCTGCGGTCAACCGCACGGCCCACGCCCACCAGCCACATGCCTGCGGCACAGTGGGCTGCCTGACCCTGCACCCAGGCTCGCGCAACGTCATCCCAGGCCAGGTGCAGATGACCATCGACCTGCGCCACCTCGACCCCAAGCACCTCGCCGCCATGGTCAGCGAAGTACAGGCCGCCATCGAAAGCAGCACGGCCAAGCACGGGCTGAGCTACACGCTGACCCCGACCGCCGACTTCCCGCCGCTGTATTTCGCCGAGCAGTGCGTGGACGCCGTGCGCCAGGGCGCGCGCGAGCTGGGCTTGAGCCACATGGATATCGTCAGCGGCGCCGGCCACGATGCCATCTTCCTCGCCGAGCTGGGCCCGGCCGGGATGATCTTCGTGCCGTGCGAGGGCGGCATCAGCCACAACGAAATCGAAAATGCCGCACCGCAGGACCTGGCCGACGGCTGTGACGTACTGTTGCGCGCCATGTTCCAGGCCGCCAACCCGGGAGCCCGTTGA
- a CDS encoding ABC transporter ATP-binding protein has translation MLNVDSIHSYYDKSHVLEGVSLKVEAGELVTLLGRNGAGKTTTLRSILGIVRPRQGQISFNGQQLVGREIFDIARLGIALVPEHRGIFRQLSVEENLKIAVRKASRWQLEDVYSMFPRLKERRRNGGFALSGGEQQMLAIARALLNGPKLLILDEPTEGLAPVIVDELVKILRRIKDEGLSILLVEQNLMVCDALADRHYVLEQGRVAYQGSAAQFREDPSIKNRYLALSA, from the coding sequence ATGCTCAACGTCGATTCGATCCACTCCTATTACGACAAGAGCCATGTGCTCGAAGGTGTCTCGCTCAAGGTTGAAGCAGGCGAACTGGTGACGCTGCTCGGGCGCAATGGTGCCGGCAAGACCACCACCCTGCGCAGCATCCTTGGCATCGTCCGCCCACGGCAGGGGCAGATCAGCTTCAACGGCCAACAGTTGGTCGGCCGTGAAATCTTCGATATCGCCCGGCTTGGTATTGCCCTGGTGCCTGAGCACCGTGGCATCTTCCGCCAGCTCAGTGTGGAAGAGAACCTGAAGATAGCCGTGCGCAAGGCCAGCCGCTGGCAGCTGGAGGACGTCTACAGCATGTTCCCACGGCTCAAGGAGCGGCGCCGCAATGGTGGTTTCGCCCTGTCCGGTGGCGAGCAGCAGATGCTGGCCATCGCCCGCGCCCTGCTCAACGGCCCCAAGCTGCTGATCCTCGACGAACCCACCGAAGGCCTGGCCCCGGTGATCGTCGACGAGCTGGTGAAGATCCTGCGGCGGATCAAGGACGAAGGCCTGTCGATCCTGCTGGTGGAGCAAAACCTGATGGTCTGCGATGCACTCGCCGATCGCCATTACGTGCTTGAACAGGGCCGGGTCGCCTACCAGGGCAGCGCCGCGCAGTTCCGCGAGGACCCAAGCATCAAGAACCGTTACCTGGCCCTGAGCGCCTGA
- a CDS encoding ABC transporter ATP-binding protein produces MSDYLLETRQLELAYGPFKAVAGVDLKVRAGTIHTVIGPNGAGKTSLFHCLTGERQATAGKILFNGQDIIRKPSHGRVALGMARSFQLTSLFQNLSVRENLRLAAQGRDGLGALNFWRSVEHKRSHWNTADQVLERLKLSARAETLAGELSHGQQRVLEVGMSICAKPTLLMLDEPTSGMGIDDIPVMTDLISDLGRDHTVLLIEHNMSIVMSISQRITVMSHGQILVEGTPEQVRNDERVRTAYLGEAA; encoded by the coding sequence ATGAGCGACTACCTCCTGGAAACCCGCCAACTGGAGCTGGCCTACGGGCCGTTCAAGGCAGTCGCAGGCGTTGACCTCAAGGTCCGCGCCGGCACCATCCACACCGTCATCGGCCCCAACGGTGCTGGCAAGACCAGCCTGTTCCACTGCTTGACCGGCGAGCGTCAGGCCACGGCGGGCAAGATCCTGTTCAACGGCCAGGACATCATCCGCAAGCCGTCCCACGGGCGGGTGGCGCTGGGCATGGCGCGTTCGTTCCAGCTCACCAGCCTGTTCCAAAACCTGTCCGTGCGCGAAAACCTGCGCTTGGCCGCCCAGGGCCGAGACGGCCTGGGCGCCCTGAATTTCTGGCGCAGTGTGGAGCACAAACGCAGCCACTGGAACACCGCCGACCAGGTGCTGGAACGCCTGAAGCTGAGCGCCCGCGCCGAAACCCTGGCCGGCGAGCTGTCACACGGCCAGCAACGGGTGCTGGAAGTGGGCATGTCGATCTGCGCCAAGCCCACCCTGCTGATGCTCGACGAACCCACCTCGGGCATGGGCATCGACGACATTCCGGTGATGACCGACCTGATCAGCGACCTCGGCCGCGACCACACCGTGCTGCTGATCGAGCACAACATGAGCATCGTCATGTCGATCAGCCAGCGCATCACTGTGATGAGCCACGGCCAGATTCTGGTCGAGGGTACCCCTGAACAGGTGCGCAACGACGAGCGCGTACGCACCGCCTACCTTGGAGAGGCCGCCTGA
- a CDS encoding branched-chain amino acid ABC transporter permease, protein MSEKNPLPVAKGRAPALLLLVVASLVALPLLLPSATLATEILIFALAALACNLLLGYTGLLSFGQGIFFGVGAYGAALLMIHLHWGMFAALLGAAVFGAFLALLVGALAIRRTGIYFVMLTLAFSQMAYFLAYTLSGWTGGDNGLLDVPRPNIEIAGHVLVDLADPRHFYVFVAVLFLLIFAAALRVIRSPFGSTLLAIRENETRAAAIGYDTRHFKILVFMLSGAITGIAGALYAMLLHFAPLSNIDLMMSENILIMTIVGGTGSLFGSLLGAGAIVLLGDVLSELWPRWLMLLGVILILVVVFMRGGLWGGLAELGKRLLATRSANDKSQAKTKETL, encoded by the coding sequence ATGAGCGAGAAAAACCCATTGCCAGTCGCCAAGGGCCGCGCCCCGGCACTGCTGTTGCTGGTGGTTGCCAGCCTGGTGGCGCTGCCGTTGCTGCTGCCTTCGGCCACCCTGGCCACCGAAATCCTGATCTTTGCCCTGGCCGCCCTGGCCTGCAACCTGCTGCTCGGCTACACCGGCCTGCTGTCGTTCGGCCAGGGCATCTTCTTTGGCGTGGGCGCCTATGGCGCGGCGCTGCTGATGATTCACCTGCACTGGGGCATGTTCGCCGCGCTGCTTGGCGCAGCCGTGTTCGGCGCCTTCCTGGCACTGCTGGTGGGCGCATTGGCGATCCGCCGCACGGGCATCTACTTCGTCATGCTGACCCTGGCCTTCAGCCAGATGGCCTATTTCCTGGCTTATACCCTAAGCGGCTGGACCGGCGGCGACAACGGCCTGCTCGATGTGCCCCGGCCCAACATCGAAATCGCCGGCCATGTGCTGGTCGACCTGGCTGACCCTCGGCATTTCTATGTGTTCGTCGCCGTGCTGTTCCTGTTGATTTTCGCCGCTGCCTTGCGGGTGATCCGCTCGCCATTCGGCAGCACCCTGCTGGCTATCCGCGAGAACGAGACCCGCGCTGCCGCCATTGGCTACGACACCCGCCACTTCAAGATCCTGGTGTTCATGCTGTCGGGGGCCATCACCGGCATCGCCGGCGCGCTGTACGCCATGCTGCTGCACTTTGCGCCGCTGTCGAACATCGACCTGATGATGAGCGAGAACATCCTGATCATGACCATCGTCGGCGGCACCGGCTCGTTGTTCGGCTCACTGCTGGGGGCCGGCGCCATCGTGCTGCTGGGTGACGTGCTGTCGGAGCTGTGGCCACGCTGGCTGATGCTGCTGGGGGTCATCCTGATTCTGGTGGTGGTGTTCATGCGGGGCGGCCTGTGGGGTGGACTGGCCGAACTGGGCAAGCGCCTGCTGGCCACCCGCAGTGCCAATGACAAATCCCAGGCCAAGACCAAGGAGACCCTATGA
- a CDS encoding branched-chain amino acid ABC transporter permease gives MLDLYLFQLLNGLGLGMIYFLIAVGLTIIFGLLNFVNFAHGAFFLLGAYLCYTAVAITGNFWLALLIAPLVVAALAWAVERLLIKRIYHLPHTFQILVTLGIALIIQEASVLIWGPVGKNIAVPPELRGVLILGDFIYPYYRLFLIGFAALIGVGLWLLLERTRFGALVRAGSESTETVSLLGTNIFRLFSLTFALGVGLAGVAGVLFAPLRGAQPFVGPEILGIAFVVVVIGGMGSFGGALVGGLLVGVVQSMMTSLWPQGASLMIYGAMAAVILVRPYGLFGRA, from the coding sequence ATGCTCGATTTGTACCTGTTCCAACTGCTCAACGGCCTGGGCCTGGGGATGATCTACTTCCTCATCGCCGTGGGCCTGACGATCATTTTCGGCCTGCTCAACTTCGTCAACTTCGCCCACGGTGCGTTCTTCTTGCTGGGCGCCTACCTGTGCTACACCGCCGTAGCGATAACCGGCAACTTCTGGCTGGCGCTGCTGATTGCGCCGCTGGTAGTGGCCGCACTGGCGTGGGCGGTCGAGCGCCTGTTGATCAAGCGCATCTACCACCTGCCGCACACCTTCCAGATCCTCGTCACCCTCGGCATCGCACTGATCATCCAGGAAGCCTCGGTGCTGATCTGGGGCCCGGTGGGCAAGAACATTGCCGTACCGCCGGAGCTGCGCGGCGTGCTGATCCTCGGTGACTTCATCTACCCCTACTACCGCCTGTTCCTGATCGGCTTCGCCGCGCTGATCGGCGTTGGCTTGTGGTTGCTGCTGGAGCGCACCCGCTTCGGCGCACTGGTGCGCGCGGGTAGCGAAAGCACCGAAACCGTATCGCTGCTGGGCACCAATATCTTTCGCCTGTTCTCCCTGACCTTCGCCCTGGGCGTGGGCCTGGCCGGCGTGGCGGGTGTGCTGTTCGCACCACTACGCGGGGCCCAGCCTTTCGTCGGGCCGGAGATCCTCGGCATTGCCTTCGTGGTGGTGGTGATCGGCGGCATGGGCTCGTTCGGCGGTGCGCTGGTTGGCGGCCTGCTGGTGGGTGTGGTGCAAAGCATGATGACCAGCCTCTGGCCGCAAGGCGCCAGCCTGATGATCTACGGCGCCATGGCCGCAGTGATCCTGGTCCGTCCCTATGGCCTGTTTGGGAGAGCCTGA